A window of Micromonospora sp. WMMC415 genomic DNA:
GGTCGTCGGATCCCACCGGTGCATCTGGTAGAGGTCGACGTGGTCGACGCCGAGGCGGCGCAGGCTGTTCTCCAACGCGGTGACCAGCCAGCGGCGCGAGCCGCCCCGCTGGTTGCGCTCGTCGCCCATCGGCAGGGTCGCCTTGGTGGCCAGGACGACGTCGTCCCGGCGGCCGGCGATGGCCTTGCCGACCATCTCCTCGGACTGGCCGCCGCTGTAGGCGTCGGCGGTGTCGATGAGGTTGATCCCCGCCTCGAGCGCTGCGTCGACGATGGCCGTGGCGTCGTCCTGGGTGGTGTTGCCGATCCTGCCGAAGTTCATCGCGCCGAGTGCGAGGGTGCTGACCTGCACACCGGTGCGACCCAAGGTGCGGTACTGCATGACTGTTTCTCCTTCAGGCGTCCGGCGGTCCACGATTTGGTGGCAGCCCGTCCGGTCAGTTGGTGGCAGCCCGTCCGGTCAGTATGCTGAGCAAGCGGAGCGCTGTTCCGATAAACAACATACGGAACGGCGTTCCGGATGCCAAGGGGAGTGACGGAGGTAACGCGACGTGGCCAACATCGACAGGGGCTCGGAGCAACCGGTCCCGCGCAAGCGGGCCGACGCCCGGCGCAACGAGAAGGCCCTGCTCGACGCTGCCGCCGCGGCGTTCGTCACCTCCGGCGTCGACGTCCCCGTGCGGAACATCGCCGTACGGGCGGGCGTCGGCGTGGGCACGATCTACCGCCACTTCCCCACCCGATCCGACCTCATCGTCGCCGTCTACCGGCACCAGATCGAGGCGTGCGCCGAGGCAGGACCGGCCCTACTGGCCGACAGCGACACACCGCACGCCGCCCTGGCGCAGTGGATCGACCTGTTCGTCGACTTCCTGGTCACCAAGCACGGTCTCGCCGCAGCGCTACAGTCCGACGCCGCCGCCTTCCAGACCCTGCACGCCTACTTCCTCGACCGGCTCGTCCCGGTGTGCGACCAGCTCCTCGACGCTGCCGTCGCCGCCGACGAGATCCGCCCCGACATGGACGCCTACGGACTGCTGCGGGGCGTCGGCAATCTCTGCATCGGCGCGGGCAGCGATCCCGGTTACGACGCACGCCGCCTGGTCGATCTCCTCGTCGCCGGGCTTCGCGTCCGCTAGGTGACGCTGCCGGTAGACGACCGGATCGAACGCGGGCGGCCGGCCGCCTTCGGATCCCTTGGCCTAAACGGTGGCCGGACAGCACGTAATTGCGCTTGCTGGCCCGTAGCTTCCGGATGCCGTCGGGTCGTCTCCCGGAGCGCCTCCACCAAGCCGGCTGGTTCAGCGGTCGAGGGGCCGGGCCTTCCCGATCCGACCGAGGTGTGTGTGTTCGAACCCCTCGGTCGTCTTGAGGCCGTAACCGAGGGCGCGGTCGACCGCGATGTGGAATGCCCAGGCGACGGCCAGGACTCCGAGCCAGTCGATCGGGTCGCGGAGTGCGGCCGTGATCACGGCCACCGCACCGAGCAACGCCGGCAGGGTGTAGGAATGCGCCAGGTTGTAGCAGGTGGCTCCAAGGCGTGGCCCGTGCAGGTAGCCGAGCATTGACAGGTCGAAGACGAGGAAGAGGGCAAGCAGCCACCACCACGGGTACCCGGCGGTGACGGTCACGACGACGGCGAGGGCAGCAACGACAGCGGCCTCGATGCGCTGCGCTGCAACCGGGTTCACATCTGGCATCTCACACCTCGGTATCTGTCAGGGTTCCGCTGGCGCCGATCCCGCGTGCGTCGACCGGACGGTGCCGCTCTCGCCGGTGCGCACTTCGGTACCTTTCCATGTGCGGTCAGGCGGCACGCAGGGCTCGGTCGAGAAAGGCCCTCGTGAGGTCGGCCGTCCCGGATGTCAGCGACCCCCGCGCCGCAACGCCGGCTCGGTGTCGGCGAGAAAGCTCCGCAGCGCACGCGCCGGCCGTCCGGTGACGTGCTCGACGATGTCGGTTACCTCCGCGAACCTGCCGGCGCGTACCCGCTCGAACGTCAGCGCGGAGAGGTCTCGTTCGAAGCCCTCAAGACCGGCAACAGCCTCGTCGACGGTCACGTCCCGGTGGGTCACGGGATGCCCTGCCGCGGCGGAGAGCAGCTCCGCGGTGCGCGGCAACGACAGTGCCTCCGGACCGGAGATCCGGTAGGTCCGGCCGGCATGCCCGTCCTCGAGCAGCGCCCGCGCGGCGACGGCCGCGATGTCCCGGGCGTCGATCCAGGCCACCATGGCGTCGCCGCTGGGAAACGGCAGCTCACCGGCACCGACGATCTGGTCGCGGTAGAAGCGCGGATCGGTGAGGACCTGCATGAACCAACCCGGCCGCAGGACCGTCCAGGCGCGCCCACTGTCGCGTACCGCACGCTCGACACGCGGTGCCCAGCCGGCGGGGTCCGGATGGTCAGGGCCTGGGTGGCCGCCGTCCTGGTCGGACAGCAGTACCACCCAGGGTCACGCCGGCCTCAGCCGATTGCGAATTCCGCACCGTGAACCACTCCTTTGGTTGGTAACTCGTGTGTGTCAACCCCTGGTCGCGCTGTCAGTGCACACGGGCGTCGTCGAAGGCGATC
This region includes:
- a CDS encoding DUF4260 domain-containing protein, producing the protein MPDVNPVAAQRIEAAVVAALAVVVTVTAGYPWWWLLALFLVFDLSMLGYLHGPRLGATCYNLAHSYTLPALLGAVAVITAALRDPIDWLGVLAVAWAFHIAVDRALGYGLKTTEGFEHTHLGRIGKARPLDR
- a CDS encoding TetR/AcrR family transcriptional regulator; this encodes MANIDRGSEQPVPRKRADARRNEKALLDAAAAAFVTSGVDVPVRNIAVRAGVGVGTIYRHFPTRSDLIVAVYRHQIEACAEAGPALLADSDTPHAALAQWIDLFVDFLVTKHGLAAALQSDAAAFQTLHAYFLDRLVPVCDQLLDAAVAADEIRPDMDAYGLLRGVGNLCIGAGSDPGYDARRLVDLLVAGLRVR